A single Cannabis sativa cultivar Pink pepper isolate KNU-18-1 chromosome 7, ASM2916894v1, whole genome shotgun sequence DNA region contains:
- the LOC115698231 gene encoding receptor-like protein kinase HSL1, translated as MLLFLFLLISSPLTLGLNQEGLYLQRVKTSLDDPDSALSSWNDRDDTPCSWRGVTCDSSSRSVNSVDLSNANVAGPFPTVVCRLQNLTFLSLFNNSINSTLPLDVSTCQSLRHLDLSQNLLTGALPHSLADLPELKYLDLTGNNFSGEIPVSFGRFQKLEVISLVYNLFDGVLPPFFGNVSSLKMLNLSYNPFLPGRIPPEFGNLTNLEVLWLTDCNLVGEIPDSLGQLKMLKDLDLAINNLHGPIPSSLVGLSSVVQIELYNNSLSGELPPGMSNLTALRLLDASMNELSGTIPEELCNLSLESLNLYENRFQGKLPESIVNSPALYELRLFRNFLTGELPKNLGKNSPLRWLDVSSNNFTGEIPETLCEKSELEELLMIDNSFSGEIPASLGDCESLVRLRLGHNQLSGEVPAGVWGLPRVYLLELVENKLSGSIAKTIAGAANLSLLIISKNNFTGPIPEEIGWVENLVELLGYDNGLSGPLPESIVSLPQLATLDLHSNELSGHFPTKIESWKKLNELNLANNKLSGKIPSGIGKMAVLNYLDLSDNQFSGEVPFGLQNLKLNLLNLSNNRLSGDLPPSLAKATYKTSFIGNPGLCGSLKGLCDNSTEAKSQGYIWVLRSMFILASLVFVVGVVLFYLKYRKFKNAKRAIDKSKWTLMSFHKLGFSEYEILDCLDEDNVIGSGGSGKVYKVVLSNGEAVAVKKLWGGVKKDCESDDLEKGGGQDDGFEAEVETLGKIRHKSIVKLWCCCTTRDCKLLVYEYMSNGSLGDLLHSSKGGLLDWPTRFKIAVDAAEGLSYLHHDCVPPIVHRDVKSNNILLDGDFGARVADFGVAKVVDLSGKGPKSMSVIAGSCGYIAPEYAYTLRVNEKSDIYSFGVVILELVTGRLPVDPDFGEKDLVKWVCTTLDQKGVDHIIDSKLDSCYKEEVCKVLNIGLLCTSPLPINRPSMRRVVKLLQEVGGAAEIKAAKKDGKLSPYYYEDTSDHGSVA; from the exons ATGCTTCTCTTCTTATTTCTATTGATCTCTTCTCCTTTGACACTTGGTCTTAACCAAGAAGGTCTCTACCTCCAACGAGTCAAGACCTCTCTTGATGATCCTGACTCGGCTCTTTCCTCCTGGAATGACCGCGATGACACCCCATGTTCGTGGCGCGGCGTCACATGTGATTCCTCCTCTCGTTCAGTCAACTCCGTTGACCTCTCCAACGCCAACGTCGCCGGACCTTTCCCAACAGTCGTTTGTAGGCTTCAAAATCTtacctttctctctcttttcaacAACTCTATCAATTCTACTCTTCCCCTTGATGTCTCCACGTGTCAGTCTCTCCGTCATCTCGACCTGTCTCAGAATCTGCTCACTGGTGCTCTGCCCCACTCGCTTGCTGACTTGCCGGAGCTTAAGTACTTGGACTTGACTGGAAACAACTTTTCAGGTGAGATTCCGGTCAGTTTTGGCCGGTTTCAGAAGCTTGAGGTGATATCCCTTGTTTATAATCTTTTTGACGGCGTTTTACCTCCGTTTTTTGGGAATGTAAGTAGTCTGAAAATGCTTAACCTTTCTTACAACCCATTTTTACCGGGTCGGATCCCGCCGGAGTTTGGCAACCTTACGAATCTTGAGGTTCTGTGGCTGACGGACTGTAATTTGGTGGGTGAGATTCCTGACTCGTTGGGTCAACTCAAGATGTTGAAAGATTTGGACCTGGCTATCAACAACTTGCACGGACCGATCCCATCTTCCCTCGTTGGTTTGTCAAGTGTGGTTCAGATTGAGCTCTACAATAACTCGTTGTCCGGCGAGTTGCCTCCAGGAATGTCGAACTTAACGGCATTGAGGCTCCTTGATGCGTCGATGAACGAGTTGTCTGGGACGATTCCGGAGGAGCTTTGCAATTTGTCCCTCGAAAGCCTTAATCTCTACGAGAACCGCTTTCAAGGAAAGTTACCGGAGAGCATTGTCAACTCCCCGGCACTGTACGAGCTAAGGCTTTTCAGAAACTTCCTCACCGGAGAGCTTCCAAAGAATCTCGGCAAGAATTCCCCGTTACGGTGGCTTGATGTTTCTAGCAACAACTTTACCGGCGAAATTCCAGAGACCCTTTGCGAAAAAAGCGAGTTAGAGGAGCTTCTGATGATAGACAACTCGTTCTCCGGCGAAATCCCAGCAAGTCTTGGCGACTGCGAGAGTTTGGTTCGGCTTCGTTTAGGACATAACCAGTTATCCGGCGAAGTTCCGGCCGGTGTTTGGGGACTCCCACGTGTTTATTTGCTGGAACTAGTGGAGAACAAACTTTCTGGGTCGATAGCGAAGACCATTGCCGGAGCGGCGAACCTTTCCCTTCTTATAATCTCGAAGAACAATTTCACCGGACCAATCCCAGAAGAGATCGGGTGGGTTGAAAATCTTGTGGAGCTTTTGGGTTACGACAATGGTCTTAGTGGTCCTCTGCCAGAGAGTATAGTGAGTCTTCCACAGCTCGCAACGTTGGATCTTCACAGCAATGAGCTCTCTGGTCACTTTCCAACCAAAATCGAATCATGGAAGAAGCTCAATGAATTAAATCTAGCAAACAACAAACTTTCCGGGAAAATCCCAAGTGGAATTGGGAAAATGGCTGTGCTTAATTATCTTGATCTTTCAGACAATCAATTTTCTGGAGAAGTCCCTTTTGGGCTTCAGAATCTGAAACTCAATCTGCTCAATCTATCGAACAACCGTCTTTCCGGTGATCTTCCTCCTTCACTAGCTAAGGCCACTTACAAAACCAGTTTTATAGGCAATCCTGGCCTTTGTGGAAGCTTAAAAGGCTTATGCGATAATAGTACTGAGGCTAAGAGCCAAGGTTACATTTGGGTTCTTAGAAGCATGTTCATTCTCGCAAGCTTAGTCTTTGTGGTGGGTGTCGTTTTGTTTTACTTGAAGTACAGGAAATTCAAGAACGCAAAGAGAGCCATAGACAAGTCCAAATGGACATTAATGTCGTTCCACAAACTGGGTTTCAGTGAGTATGAGATTCTTGATTGTCTAGATGAAGATAATGTCATCGGCAGTGGCGGTTCCGGGAAAGTCTACAAAGTGGTTCTTAGCAATGGTGAGGCCGTAGCTGTGAAAAAGCTCTGGGGAGGTGTGAAAAAGGACTGCGAAAGTGATGACCTCGAAAAGGGAGGGGGTCAAGATGATGGATTTGAAGCAGAGGTGGAGACTTTGGGGAAGATTAGGCACAAGAGTATTGTTAAATTGTGGTGCTGTTGCACAACTAGGGATTGCAAACTCCTGGTTTATGAGTACATGTCTAATGGTAGTCTAGGCGATTTGCTTCACAGCAGTAAAGGAGGTCTGCTCGACTGGCCGACAAGGTTCAAAATTGCTGTTGATGCAGCAGAGGGACTTTCCTATCTTCACCACGACTGTGTTCCTCCCATTGTACACAGAGATGTGAAATCTAATAATATCTTGTTGGATGGCGATTTTGGTGCAAGAGTGGCCGATTTTGGAGTTGCTAAGGTGGTTGATTTATCTGGGAAAGGGCCTAAGTCCATGTCTGTCATAGCTGGTTCATGTGGATACATTGCTCCTG AATATGCATACACACTAAGAGTGAATGAAAAAAGTGACATATATAGCTTTGGAGTTGTTATACTGGAGTTAGTCACTGGTAGACTCCCAGTTGATCCAGATTTTGGGGAAAAGGATTTGGTTAAGTGGGTTTGTACCACTTTAGATCAGAAAGGAGTTGACCATATCATCGACTCTAAACTGGATTCATGTTACAAGGAAGAAGTGTGCAAAGTCCTCAATATTGGGCTGCTTTGCACTAGCCCTCTTCCGATCAATCGACCCTCAATGAGAAGGGTTGTGAAATTGCTTCAAGAAGTTGGTGGTGCCGCCGAGATCAAGGCAGCCAAGAAGGACGGCAAACTGTCCCCTTACTATTATGAAGACACCTCCGATCATGGCAGTGTAGCCTAG